The window CCAGCACCAGGACGATGTCGCCGTACATCAGCACGGTGTCCGGGGTGGCGTAGGTGAACCTGGCGTCCGGGCCCCGTGCCTCGCTCTTCACCGCCACCACCGTCACCCCGTACCGGGACCGGACCCGCGACTCGCGCAACGGCACGCTGACCGCGTCCTGCGGCGGAGTCGTCTTGACCATCGCGAAGTCCCGGTCGACCTCCACGTAGTCCAACAGCCGCCCGGTCAGCAGATGGGCGACCCGCTCGCCCATGTCGTGCTCCGGCAGGATCACGTGATGGGCGCCGACCCGTTCCAGGATCCGGCCGTGCTGCCGGCTGATCGCCTTCGCCCAGATGTCCGCCACGCCGAGCTCGGCGAGCAGCGAGGTGGCCAGGATGCTGGCCTGGATGTCGGTGCCGATGCCGACCACCGCCCGGTGGAACTCGTTCACCCCGAGCTGGCGCAGCGCCTCGACGTCGGTGGCGTCGGCGGTGGCCAGGTGCGGCAACTGCCCGCTGTAGCCCTGGGTGGTCCGGGCATCGCCGTCGATACCGAGCACCTCGGTGCCCCGGTTGTTCAGTTCGACGGCGAGCGCCCCGCCGAATCGGCCGAGCCCGATCACCACCACCGGTTCGTTGCGTGAGTCAGCCAACGATGATCCTCTCCTCCGGAAGTTCGTAGCGCCGGCCCCGTTCCCGCAGCGCGAGTGCCGACGCCACGGTCAACGGCCCGATCCGGCCCATGAACATCAACACGATCAGCAGGACGTCGGCCGCTGGTGGCAGGCCGGCGGTGATGCCGGTGGACAGCCCGACGGTGCCGAACGCCGAGACGACCTCGAACAGCACCTGGTCGAGCGGGTACCGGGTCATGGCGAGCAGGGT is drawn from Micromonospora sp. Llam0 and contains these coding sequences:
- a CDS encoding TrkA family potassium uptake protein, whose protein sequence is MADSRNEPVVVIGLGRFGGALAVELNNRGTEVLGIDGDARTTQGYSGQLPHLATADATDVEALRQLGVNEFHRAVVGIGTDIQASILATSLLAELGVADIWAKAISRQHGRILERVGAHHVILPEHDMGERVAHLLTGRLLDYVEVDRDFAMVKTTPPQDAVSVPLRESRVRSRYGVTVVAVKSEARGPDARFTYATPDTVLMYGDIVLVLGRIDDVERFAESG